The following are from one region of the Microcoleus sp. FACHB-831 genome:
- a CDS encoding EAL domain-containing protein: protein MEQFCHVLVIEDPKGRRTVSFEASTYSLGRDRSNSVVLNSRLISRHHATLFRVKNPVNGDYLYWIIDGDLQGNLSTNGLVVNGRRCFAHELKHEDMIIFGGIIKASYRIVPKLSKAELLNYGKQVDFSTFPACSSTLFQPISASNLKVAKLSESALVRLASFPELLPNPIVEINLSGTITYINPAALIKFPDIQEATKQHPLIGDLIAKLQKSKGKVFVRELQIGSEVFEQYVHYIAENELIRSYVFDITERKGAEEVLKTQALVLESMAEGVNVSDENGIIFFTNPAFEAMFGYERGELIGKPVSILSAHPPEDNTQIYGDFVEQLQAQSSGFGEFFNRRKDGSLFTTYARISTLEIGDKKYWVCVQEDITERKAAEAMIQYQAFHDLLTGLPNRTLFNKKLLQALADARYRQYSLAVMFIDMDRFKTINDTLGHAVGDRLLQLFAERMANCLRDNDTVARWGGDEFTLLLPHINDPKDAAKIAQRILDALKPAFSLEGHQLHMSSSIGIALYPQDGEDPETLLRNADISLYRAKEQGRNNYRFYVPAMNSQACELLTLENRLHHALRQGEFVIYYQPQVNIKTGEIIAMEALLRWNHPTLGLVSPKKFIPLAEENGLIIPIGEWVLRTACAQNKAWQKAGFSPLRVAVNLSARQFQQPNLVAMVRQVLAETGLSPHFLELEITESTIMQNVDKGREWVRDLYAMGVHISMDDFGTGYSSLGYLKKFPFHTLKIDQSFVRDLRDEPQDTAIISAVIALGRGLNLRVVAEGVETHQQMELLQSLQCEEMQGYWFSMPLEVDDATNFLNNYRMKSKLPGHGDNKKKSENAACQYLNCCA, encoded by the coding sequence TTGGAACAATTTTGTCATGTTTTGGTAATTGAAGATCCAAAAGGTAGACGTACAGTTTCCTTTGAAGCTAGTACCTATTCACTAGGTCGCGATCGCAGCAACTCGGTAGTTTTGAACTCTCGACTAATTTCTCGTCATCATGCTACTTTGTTCCGAGTTAAAAATCCAGTAAATGGCGATTATTTATATTGGATAATAGACGGAGATTTACAAGGTAATCTTAGCACAAATGGGCTAGTTGTCAATGGGCGACGTTGCTTTGCTCACGAATTAAAGCATGAGGATATGATCATATTTGGAGGGATTATTAAGGCAAGCTATCGGATAGTACCTAAATTATCAAAGGCAGAATTACTAAATTATGGCAAACAAGTAGATTTTTCTACTTTTCCAGCCTGCTCAAGCACTCTCTTTCAACCGATATCAGCATCAAATCTCAAGGTTGCCAAATTAAGTGAATCGGCTCTAGTTAGATTAGCTTCTTTTCCGGAACTACTACCCAATCCTATTGTAGAAATTAATTTATCAGGGACAATTACATATATAAATCCAGCGGCACTAATAAAATTTCCCGATATTCAAGAGGCTACAAAACAGCATCCGCTGATCGGAGATTTAATAGCAAAGCTTCAAAAAAGTAAAGGGAAAGTTTTTGTTCGGGAACTGCAAATTGGTAGTGAAGTATTTGAACAATATGTACACTACATTGCTGAAAACGAGCTAATTAGAAGTTACGTTTTTGATATCACTGAGCGCAAGGGGGCAGAGGAAGTATTAAAAACGCAGGCTTTAGTGCTTGAGAGCATGGCAGAAGGTGTCAACGTCTCTGACGAAAATGGCATTATCTTCTTTACTAATCCAGCATTTGAAGCAATGTTCGGATATGAGCGAGGTGAGTTGATTGGCAAACCTGTATCGATTTTAAGCGCCCATCCACCGGAAGACAATACTCAAATATATGGCGATTTCGTCGAACAATTACAGGCTCAAAGTTCTGGATTTGGAGAGTTTTTTAACCGCAGGAAGGACGGCTCTCTGTTCACCACCTATGCCCGGATCAGCACCTTAGAAATCGGGGATAAGAAATATTGGGTTTGCGTCCAAGAAGACATTACTGAACGCAAAGCTGCTGAGGCAATGATCCAATATCAAGCTTTTCATGACCTCCTCACAGGTTTGCCAAACCGAACGCTATTTAATAAAAAACTTCTTCAGGCACTAGCAGATGCACGTTATCGCCAATACAGTTTGGCTGTCATGTTTATCGATATGGATCGCTTTAAGACCATTAACGATACACTGGGACACGCTGTGGGCGATCGCTTATTACAACTCTTTGCAGAACGAATGGCAAACTGTCTGCGGGATAATGACACTGTTGCCCGTTGGGGAGGCGATGAATTCACCCTGCTACTGCCCCACATCAACGATCCAAAAGATGCCGCCAAGATTGCCCAACGCATTTTAGATGCTTTGAAACCTGCTTTTAGCCTGGAGGGACACCAACTTCATATGAGCAGCAGCATCGGCATCGCTCTTTATCCCCAGGATGGAGAAGATCCCGAAACTCTTTTAAGAAACGCCGATATTTCCTTATACCGCGCCAAGGAACAGGGCAGAAATAACTACCGATTTTATGTCCCAGCAATGAATTCTCAAGCTTGTGAATTATTAACGCTGGAAAATCGGCTGCACCATGCTCTCAGACAGGGAGAGTTTGTTATTTACTACCAACCTCAAGTAAATATCAAGACGGGAGAGATTATCGCAATGGAAGCTCTTTTGCGTTGGAATCACCCGACTCTAGGACTCGTCTCTCCGAAAAAATTTATTCCCCTGGCTGAAGAAAACGGATTAATCATACCCATTGGTGAATGGGTATTGCGGACTGCTTGCGCTCAAAATAAAGCTTGGCAAAAAGCAGGTTTCTCACCGCTAAGGGTGGCAGTTAACCTCTCAGCTAGACAGTTCCAACAACCAAATCTAGTAGCAATGGTGAGGCAGGTGTTAGCAGAAACAGGACTTTCGCCTCACTTTCTGGAGTTGGAAATTACAGAAAGCACTATCATGCAGAATGTGGACAAAGGGCGGGAATGGGTGCGCGATCTGTACGCGATGGGAGTTCACATCAGTATGGATGATTTTGGGACAGGCTATTCTTCTCTAGGTTATTTAAAGAAATTTCCGTTCCATACGCTCAAAATCGATCAATCTTTTGTGCGCGATTTGCGTGATGAACCGCAGGATACAGCGATTATTTCAGCGGTGATTGCATTGGGGCGTGGTTTGAATCTCCGGGTAGTGGCTGAAGGTGTGGAAACTCATCAGCAAATGGAATTATTGCAAAGTCTCCAGTGCGAGGAAATGCAAGGTTACTGGTTCAGTATGCCCCTAGAGGTGGACGATGCCACAAACTTCCTGAATAACTATAGGATGAAATCCAAACTTCCAGGGCATGGGGATAATAAAAAAAAATCTGAAAATGCAGCTTGCCAATACCTGAACTGTTGTGCATAA